In Vanacampus margaritifer isolate UIUO_Vmar chromosome 9, RoL_Vmar_1.0, whole genome shotgun sequence, the following proteins share a genomic window:
- the LOC144058386 gene encoding sialoadhesin-like yields the protein MDHLHPLIEFAVILILAVHSKGETWGLKVNRSITAVTGKSLTIPCTFSYPPEHHTENPELYWKLPQKSAFNTYDRDGNAFIFHPNVSFVVKRYQGKTSMMRGRNNRSCTLKIDKLMDSKLVVYLRLIAKNNNFSFYQQKVTISPPGLNAVLATFNPGMIFPTPSIPSLPQHIMNRNLLQTIYIAIFVPLAAVVILAAGFVMWKKRAKSQLFLRQGSGYYANFSRASPQQATSKENCNKQNNKKLPDRKVMEEPIYMNMQLAAGQTDTREGDQDIYENVDYTI from the exons ATGGATCATCTGCATCCTTTGATTGAGTTTGCCGTCATTCTGATCCTGGCTGTTCATTCAAAAG gTGAAACATGGGGTTTGAAAGTCAACCGAAGCATCACTGCAGTGACAGGCAAAAGTTTGACCATACCATGTACGTTCAGCTACCCACCCGAGCACCACACAGAAAACCCCGAGCTCTACTGGAAGCTGCCCCAAAAAAGCGCATTTAATACCTACGACAGGGATGGCAACGCGTTCATTTTTCACCCCAATGTTTCATTTGTGGTGAAGCGGTACCAAGGAAAGACCTCCATGATGCGAGGAAGAAACAACAGGAGCTGCACCCTCAAGATTGATAAACTCATGGACAGCAAACTGGTTGTTTACTTGAGGCTTATCGCCAAGAACAACAACTTTAGTTTTTATCAGCAAAAGGTGACTATATCTCCGCCGG GCTTAAATGCTGTATTGGCCACTTTTAATCCAG gaatgATTTTCCCAACTCCATCCATTCCAAGTCTACCACAAC ATATCATGAACAGAAATTTGTTACAAACCATCTACATTGCCATCTTTGTACCGCTTGCAGCAGTTGTGATCCTTGCTGCTGGATTTGTCATGTGGAAAAAGCGTGCAAA gtcacaattatttttgaggCAGGGCTCTGGATATTATGCAAACTTTAGCAGAGCATCACCACAGCAGGCCACAAG CAAAGAAAAttgcaacaaacaaaacaataaaaaacttcCAGACAGGAAGGTTATGGAGGAACCAATTTATATGAACATGCAG CTGGCTGCAGGTCAGACGGACACACGAGAAGGGGATCAAGATATATATGAAAATGTGGATTACACTATATAG
- the LOC144058371 gene encoding sialic acid-binding Ig-like lectin 14, giving the protein MNTVNTCLLFVFFSEVICVKASSWTIEVPSSVKGLPGSCVVIPCSFNYPDPKKAINEFIGIWLEADNHLIYHPNGSKIKQLYHGRTELVGDVRQKDCSLKIDPLQKSDLGPFHFRIEMKDFEKFSYLDKTVSIQMIRKLSPVNLTVTEDIDHPIVMAFCSVTHSCPISPPVIHWSHFGHQQYQTRPLENGQWEVTSTLTFHPAHANNNTHLQCRVIFKGGEQQEASKIINVKYAPVNVAVDYNANVKEGETVRLKCSCDANPPANSYEWHNEDGSELHKGSVFIVANVSRRTGALYCTAINGVGKATSSPVRLDVTYAPEIKSISSCSFEGDMVKCVCIAESRPPSNVWFSLPDAVLPRPDVERHDSVTIGTLQVSLHSAEFVYCVANNTLGSATITLHVHRTKLYLYIIIAAGAVVMLLTLLIVMIKKWGPSRGAPASDQPRKSVESLQTVRAARKNIKTGRDQSNTYSDHIYGNTSEAEWTIDCDRHPVYANM; this is encoded by the exons ATGAATACTGTAAATACTTGTctattgtttgtctttttctctGAAG TCATTTGTGTTAAGGCATCGTCCTGGACTATTGAGGTGCCATCTTCTGTGAAAGGACTACCTGGATCTTGTGTGGTGATTCCCTGTTCATTTAACTATCCCGATCCAAAGAAGGCCATCAATGAATTTATTGGGATTTGGTTGGAGGCAGATAATCACCTCATCTATCACCCTAATGgctcaaaaataaaacagctgtatCACGGTCGAACCGAGCTGGTGGGAGACGTCAGACAGAAGGACTGCTCGCTAAAGATCGACCCGCTTCAAAAAAGCGACCTAGGGCCTTTTCATTTTAGGATTGAAATGAAAGACTTTGAAAAGTTCTCTTACCTAGACAAGACTGTCTCCATACAAATGATAC GTAAACTAAGTCCTGTCAATTTAACTGTGACGGAAGACATAGATCATCCAATTGTGATGGCTTTCTGTTCTGTCACTCACTCATGCCCCATCTCTCCTCCTGTCATCCATTGGAGTCACTTTGGACATCAACAATATCAGACAAGGCCGCTGGAGAACGGCCAGTGGGAAGTTACGTCCACACTGACTTTTCACCCTGCCCATGCTAATAACAACACACATTTGCAGTGTCGCGTCATATTCAAGGGGGGGGAGCAACAGGAGGCATCCAAGAtcataaatgtgaaat ATGCCCCCGTGAATGTTGCCGTTGACTACAACGCAAACGTGAAGGAGGGCGAGACCGTGCGTCTGAAGTGCAGCTGCGATGCCAACCCCCCCGCCAACAGCTACGAGTGGCATAATGAAGACGGCAGCGAGCTGCACAAGGGCAGCGTCTTCATCGTGGCAAACGTCTCCAGACGCACGGGGGCCCTGTACTGCACGGCCATCAACGGCGTGGGAAAAGCAACATCATCACCTGTGCGGCTTGATGTGACGT atgctcCTGAGATTAAGAGCATCTCATCCTGCTCCTTCGAGGGGGACAtggtcaagtgtgtgtgtattgcggAGTCCAGACCCCCAAGCAATGTCTGGTTCTCACTGCCTGATGCAGTCCTTCCCAGGCCCGACGTAGAGCGACACGATTCCGTCACCATCGGCACTCTGCAGGTTTCTCTTCATTCTGCTGAGTTTGTCTACTGCGTGGCTAACAACACCCTGGGAAGCGCCACCATCACTTTACATGTTCACC GCACAAAGCTGTatctttatattattattgcagCTGGGGCTGTTGTGATGCTGCTGACTCTCTTAATAGTGATGATAAAGAAATG GGGTCCCTCAAGAGGCGCGCCTGCCTCAGACCAACCACGTAAATCTGTGGAGTCCCTTCAAACTGTCAGAGCAGCAAG GAAAAACATCAAGACTGGTCGAGATCAAAGCAATACGTACAGTGATCACATATACGGCAACACGAGTGAG GCCGAGTGGACTATCGACTGCGATCGTCATCCAGTTTACGCCAATATGTAA
- the LOC144058379 gene encoding myelin-associated glycoprotein-like isoform X1 — translation MNIRRRLMVLYVLITACHGDFNGEWKATVVKHIDALVNSCVVLPCSFSHPKEQLPSSRLRGIWHHQAQHNQRIYHKDQTNVLPNFRDRTRLLGHLGQGNCSLEMTQIKDYDNGPFCFRIELAATEGDIDHPDKFSFVEDCVQLKMLPDPPKPTLSYANTANESRPYTVVCSVTYTCPTHAPLLTWSMGNAHDVTTVIKEIHAGFWEVQSILIIVPEAKDDHNDVTCTATFYGGMSSSDKFTLFVKRTKNHHHIIIPTVVAVGIIVLFGGLCIAMATKYKRRIAELQDQYSLRNRLSRLSRRTRSDHLQLAQANHRWPRDNMVELKHLPNTSTSGAGQKCWKPHLPCPKSQPTSFNYKPDISDADDYENTADLNVYGNL, via the exons atgaatattagaAGAAGGCTGATGGTGTTGTATGTGCTTATAACGG CTTGTCATGGTGATTTCAATGGCGAATGGAAGGCCACCGTTGTAAAGCACATTGACGCTTTGGTCAATTCCTGTGTGGTGTTGCCCTGCTCCTTCAGCCATCCTAAAGAACAACTCCCCAGCTCCAGACTTCGAGGAATCTGGCATCATCAAGCGCAACATAACCAACGCATATATCATAAGGATCAGACAAACGTCTTACCCAACTTTCGAGACCGCACTCGGTTGTTGGGGCATTTGGGTCAGGGGAACTGCAGCTTGGAGATGACCCAAATCAAAGACTATGACAACGGGCCTTTCTGTTTCCGCATTGAATTAGCGGCAACAGAAGGCGATATCGACCACCCTGACAAATTCTCGTTTGTGGAGGACTGCGTCCAGTTGAAAATGTTAC CTGACCCTCCAAAACCCACGCTGTCCTACGCAAACACAGCAAACGAAAGCCGTCCCTACACCGTCGTCTGCTCGGTGACCTACACTTGCCCCACCCACGCGCCCTTGCTGACATGGAGCATGGGCAACGCACACGACGTCACCACGGTCATCAAAGAAATTCACGCCGGCTTTTGGGAGGTTCAGTCCATCCTCATCATCGTTCCCGAGGCGAAGGATGACCACAATGATGTCACTTGCACGGCCACCTTTTATGGAGGGATGTCATCCTCTGACAAGTTCACGCTTTTTGTCAAAC GCACAAAAAACCATCACCACATCATCATTCCTACAGTAGTAGCAGTTGGGATCATTGTGCTCTTCGGGGGGCTCTGCATTGCGATGGCAACAAAATACAA GAGGCGCATTGCAGAACTGCAAGATCAATACAG cTTGCGGAACCGGCTTTCGAGGTTGTCTCGCAG GACCCGGTCGGATCATTTGCAACTAGCCCAAGCTAACCACAG GTGGCCGAGAGACAACATGGTGGAGTTGAAGCATTT GCCAAACACTTCGACATCTGGAGCTGGACAGAAATGCTGGAAACCTCATCTGCCATGTCCTAAAAG CCAGCCAACATCTTTCAATTACAAACCG GACATTTCTGATGCCGACGATTACGAGAATACAGCCGATCTCAACGTGTACGGGAACCTTTGA
- the LOC144058379 gene encoding myelin-associated glycoprotein-like isoform X2: MNIRRRLMVLYVLITACHGDFNGEWKATVVKHIDALVNSCVVLPCSFSHPKEQLPSSRLRGIWHHQAQHNQRIYHKDQTNVLPNFRDRTRLLGHLGQGNCSLEMTQIKDYDNGPFCFRIELAATEGDIDHPDKFSFVEDCVQLKMLPDPPKPTLSYANTANESRPYTVVCSVTYTCPTHAPLLTWSMGNAHDVTTVIKEIHAGFWEVQSILIIVPEAKDDHNDVTCTATFYGGMSSSDKFTLFVKRTKNHHHIIIPTVVAVGIIVLFGGLCIAMATKYKRRIAELQDQYSLRNRLSRLSRRWPRDNMVELKHLPNTSTSGAGQKCWKPHLPCPKSQPTSFNYKPDISDADDYENTADLNVYGNL; this comes from the exons atgaatattagaAGAAGGCTGATGGTGTTGTATGTGCTTATAACGG CTTGTCATGGTGATTTCAATGGCGAATGGAAGGCCACCGTTGTAAAGCACATTGACGCTTTGGTCAATTCCTGTGTGGTGTTGCCCTGCTCCTTCAGCCATCCTAAAGAACAACTCCCCAGCTCCAGACTTCGAGGAATCTGGCATCATCAAGCGCAACATAACCAACGCATATATCATAAGGATCAGACAAACGTCTTACCCAACTTTCGAGACCGCACTCGGTTGTTGGGGCATTTGGGTCAGGGGAACTGCAGCTTGGAGATGACCCAAATCAAAGACTATGACAACGGGCCTTTCTGTTTCCGCATTGAATTAGCGGCAACAGAAGGCGATATCGACCACCCTGACAAATTCTCGTTTGTGGAGGACTGCGTCCAGTTGAAAATGTTAC CTGACCCTCCAAAACCCACGCTGTCCTACGCAAACACAGCAAACGAAAGCCGTCCCTACACCGTCGTCTGCTCGGTGACCTACACTTGCCCCACCCACGCGCCCTTGCTGACATGGAGCATGGGCAACGCACACGACGTCACCACGGTCATCAAAGAAATTCACGCCGGCTTTTGGGAGGTTCAGTCCATCCTCATCATCGTTCCCGAGGCGAAGGATGACCACAATGATGTCACTTGCACGGCCACCTTTTATGGAGGGATGTCATCCTCTGACAAGTTCACGCTTTTTGTCAAAC GCACAAAAAACCATCACCACATCATCATTCCTACAGTAGTAGCAGTTGGGATCATTGTGCTCTTCGGGGGGCTCTGCATTGCGATGGCAACAAAATACAA GAGGCGCATTGCAGAACTGCAAGATCAATACAG cTTGCGGAACCGGCTTTCGAGGTTGTCTCGCAG GTGGCCGAGAGACAACATGGTGGAGTTGAAGCATTT GCCAAACACTTCGACATCTGGAGCTGGACAGAAATGCTGGAAACCTCATCTGCCATGTCCTAAAAG CCAGCCAACATCTTTCAATTACAAACCG GACATTTCTGATGCCGACGATTACGAGAATACAGCCGATCTCAACGTGTACGGGAACCTTTGA